In a genomic window of Cynocephalus volans isolate mCynVol1 chromosome 1, mCynVol1.pri, whole genome shotgun sequence:
- the DBNDD2 gene encoding dysbindin domain-containing protein 2 isoform X1, with product MHLPNWAAPALMDPNPRAALERQQLRLRERQKFFEDILQPETEFVFPLSHLHLESQRPPIGSISSMEVNVDTLEQVELIDLGDQDGADVFLPCEDPPPTPQTSGVDDYPEDLSLPVPTSDRTTSRTSSSSSDSSTNLHSPNPSDDGADTPLAQSDEEEDGGDGGAEPEACS from the exons ATGCACCTGCCCAACTGGGCAGCACCGG CTCTAATGGACCCAAATCCTCGGGCAGCCCTGGAGCGCCAGCAGCTCCGCCTTCGGGAGCGGCAGAAATTCTTTGAGGACATTTTACAGCCAGAGACAGAGTTTGTCTTCCCTCTGTCCCACCTGCATCTTGAATCACAGAGAC CCCCCATAGGTAGTATCTCATCCATGGAAGTGAATGTGGACACGCTGGAGCAAGTAGAACTTATTGACCTTGGGGATCAGGACGGAGCAGATGTGTTCTTGCCTTGCGAAGATCCTCCACCAACCCCCCAGACATCTG GGGTGGATGACTATCCAGAGGATCTGAGCCTGCCAGTGCCCACGTCAGACAGGACCACGTCCAGgacctcctcctcatcctctgaCTCTTCCACCAACCTGCACAGCCCAAATCCAAGTGATGATGGAGCAGATACGCCCTTGGCACAGTCCGATGAGGAGGAGGATGGGGGTGATGGAGGGGCAGAGCCTGAAGCCTGCAGCTAG
- the DBNDD2 gene encoding dysbindin domain-containing protein 2 isoform X2, which yields MDPNPRAALERQQLRLRERQKFFEDILQPETEFVFPLSHLHLESQRPPIGSISSMEVNVDTLEQVELIDLGDQDGADVFLPCEDPPPTPQTSGVDDYPEDLSLPVPTSDRTTSRTSSSSSDSSTNLHSPNPSDDGADTPLAQSDEEEDGGDGGAEPEACS from the exons ATGGACCCAAATCCTCGGGCAGCCCTGGAGCGCCAGCAGCTCCGCCTTCGGGAGCGGCAGAAATTCTTTGAGGACATTTTACAGCCAGAGACAGAGTTTGTCTTCCCTCTGTCCCACCTGCATCTTGAATCACAGAGAC CCCCCATAGGTAGTATCTCATCCATGGAAGTGAATGTGGACACGCTGGAGCAAGTAGAACTTATTGACCTTGGGGATCAGGACGGAGCAGATGTGTTCTTGCCTTGCGAAGATCCTCCACCAACCCCCCAGACATCTG GGGTGGATGACTATCCAGAGGATCTGAGCCTGCCAGTGCCCACGTCAGACAGGACCACGTCCAGgacctcctcctcatcctctgaCTCTTCCACCAACCTGCACAGCCCAAATCCAAGTGATGATGGAGCAGATACGCCCTTGGCACAGTCCGATGAGGAGGAGGATGGGGGTGATGGAGGGGCAGAGCCTGAAGCCTGCAGCTAG
- the PIGT gene encoding GPI transamidase component PIG-T, producing the protein MAAPVHLAVLLLVLLGPGSWGHAEPPRDSLREELVITPLPSGDVAATFQFRTRWDSELQREGVSHYRLFPKALGQLISKYSLRELHLSFTQGFWRTRYWGPPFLQAPSGAELWVWFQDTVTDVDKSWKELSNVLSGIFCASLNFIDSTNTVTPTASFKPLGLANDTDHYFLRYAVLPREVVCTENLTPWKKLLPCSSKAGLSVLLKADRLFHTSYHSQAVHIRPVCGNAHCTSISWELRQTLSVVFDAFITGQGKKDWSLFRMFSRTLTEPCPLASESRVYVDITNYNQDNETLEVNPPPTTTYQDIILGTRKTYAVYDLLDTAMINNSRNLNLQLKWKRPPENEAPPVPFLHSQRYVSGYGLQKGELSTLLYNTHPYRAFPVLLLDTVPWYLRLYVHTLTITSKGKENKPSYIHYQPAQDRLQPHLLEMLIQLPASSVTKVSIQFERALLRWTEYTPDPNHGFYVSPSVLSALVPSMVAAKPVDWEETPLFNTLFPVSDGSSYFVRLYTEPLLVNLPTPDFSMPYNVICLTCTVVAVCYGSFYNLLTRTFHIEEPRTGGLARRFGQVAG; encoded by the exons ATGGCGGCACCTGTGCACCTCGCTGTACTGTTGCTGGTACTCCTGGGGCCAGGCAGCTGGGGCCATGCGGAACCCCCACGCGACAGCCTGAGGGAGGAGCTCGTCATCACCCCGCTTCCTTCTGGGGACGTAGCCGCCACATTCCAGTTCCGCACGCGTTGGGATTCGGAGCTGCAAAGAGAAGGAG TGTCTCATTACAGGCTCTTCCCCAAAGCCCTGGGGCAGTTGATCTCCAAGTATTCTCTGCGGGAACTGCATCTGTCATTCACGCAAGGTTTTTGGAGGACCCGATACTGGGGGCCACCCTTCTTGCAGGCCCCATCGGGTGCAGAGCTCTGGGTCTGGTTCCAAGACACTGTCACTGA TGTGGATAAATCTTGGAAGGAGCTCAGTAACGTCCTCTCAGGGATCTTCTGTGCCTCTCTCAACTTCATCGACTCCACCAACACGGTCACTCCCACTGCCTCCTTCAAACCCTTGGGGCTGGCCAATG ACACTGATCACTACTTCCTGCGCTATGCTGTGCTGCCGCGGGAAGTTGTCTGCACTGAGAACCTCACCCCATGGAAGAAGCTCTTGCCCTGTAGTTCCAAG GCAGGCCTCTCTGTGCTGCTGAAAGCAGATCGCTTGTTCCACACCAGCTACCACTCCCAGGCAGTGCATATCCGCCCTGTTTGCGGA AATGCCCACTGTACCAGCATCTCCTGGGAGCTGAGGCAGACCCTTTCTGTTGTATTTGATGCCTTCATCACAGGGCAAGGGAAGAAAG ACTGGTCCCTCTTCCGGATGTTCTCCCGAACCCTCACAGAGCCCTGCCCCCTGGCTTCAGAGAGCCGAGTCTATGTGGACATCACCAACTACAACCAG GACAATGAGACATTGGAGGTGAACCCACCCCCTACCACCACATATCAGGACATCATTCTGGGCACCCGGAAGACCTATGCTGTCTATGATTTGCTTGACACAGCCATGATAAACAACTCCCGCAACCTCAACCTCCAGCTGAAGTGGAAGAGACCCCCAGAGAATG AAGCCCCACCAGTGCCCTTCCTACACTCCCAGCGGTACGTGAGTGGCTATGGGCTGCAGAAAGGGGAGCTGAGCACGCTGCTGTACAATACCCACCCGTACCGGGCCTTCCCCGTGCTGCTGCTGGACACCGTGCCCTGGTACCTGCGGCTATATGTGCACACCCTCACCATCACCTCCAAGGGCAAGGAAAACAAACCAA GTTACATCCACTACCAGCCTGCCCAGGACCGGCTGCAGCCCCACCTCCTGGAGATGCTGATTCAGCTGCCGGCCAGTTCGGTCACCAAGGTCTCCATCCAGTTTGAGCGGGCACTGCTCAGGTGGACTGAGTACACCCCGGACCCCAACCACGGTTTTTATGTCAG CCCGTCTGTCCTCAGTGCCCTGGTACCTAGCATGGTAGCAGCCAAACCAGTGGATTGGGAAGAGACCCCCCTCTTCAACACCCT GTTCCCAGTCTCCGATGGCTCTAGCTACTTTGTGCGACTCTACACAGAGCCGCTGCTGGTGAACCTGCCGACACCAGACTTCAGCATGCCCTACAATGTCATCTGCCTCACGTGCACTGTGGTGGCTGTGTGCTATGGCTCCTTCTACAATCTCCTCACCCGAACCTTCCACATCGAGGAGCCCCGCACAGGTGGCCTGGCCAGGCGGTTTGGCCAAGTGGCTGGCTAA